A genomic window from Carassius gibelio isolate Cgi1373 ecotype wild population from Czech Republic chromosome A11, carGib1.2-hapl.c, whole genome shotgun sequence includes:
- the LOC128022252 gene encoding neuromedin-U receptor 2-like, with amino-acid sequence MALTCLCESVNGSDQGYVFCNITTFNFTGNESGRCQLQTMDDVLLRLLGPRRSPFFLPVTFTYIFIFITGVLGNLLTCTVITKDRKMRTPSNLYLFSLAISDLLVLLFGMPLEIYELWQNYPFPFGESICCFKIFLFEMVCFASVLNVTVLSIERYIAVIHPLKTRYAITNKHAQRVIASVWVLSLICAIPNTSLHGLQYQYLPERVLESATCNLLKPKWMYNLVIQVTTVLFYFVPMMMISVLYLMIGLTLARGQKQRKDKLDKNQDSWKIHLDSRRRRQVTKMHFVVVLVFAICWAPFHIDRLLWSFITSWTDHMHNIFEYVHIISGVLFYLSSAVNPLIYNLLSSRFRERFQALVWSRLPSGSSRNDSMPFYIIPKDNPTDLQRPG; translated from the exons ATGGCTCTGACCTGCCTTTGTGAGTCTGTGAATGGATCAGACCAGGGCTATGTGTTCTGCAACATCACTACATTCAACTTCACCGGCAACGAGAGTGGACGCTGTCAGCTTCAGACCATGGATGATGTTCTGTTGAGGCTTCTGGGCCCTAGACGATCTCCTTTCTTCCTTCCTGTAACCTTTACgtacatcttcatcttcatcactgGGGTCTTGGGAAACCTCCTCACTTGCACCGTGATCACTAAAGACAGGAAGATGCGGACACCCAGCAATTTATATCTTTTTAGCTTGGCCATCTCAGACCTGCTGGTGCTGCTCTTTGGGATGCCGCTGGAAATCTACGAGCTCTGGCAGAACTACCCCTTTCCCTTTGGCGAAAGCATCTGCTGTTTCAAGATCTTCTTATTTGAGATGGTTTGTTTTGCTTCTGTGCTCAACGTTACAGTGCTGAGCATTGAACGCTACATAGCTGTCATCCATCCGCTCAAAACCCGCTATGCCATAACCAACAAACATGCGCAAAGGGTCATCGCTAGCGTTTGGGTTCTGTCCCTGATCTGCGCCATCCCAAACACCTCACTTCATGGCCTGCAGTACCAGTACCTTCCAGAGAGGGTTTTGGAATCAGCTACCTGCAACCTCCTCAAGCCCAAATGGATGTATAACTTGGTGATCCAGGTCACCACTGTTCTCTTTTACTTTGTCCCCATGATGATGATCAGCGTGCTGTATCTGATGATTGGTCTGACACTGGCCAGGGGACAGAAGCAGAGGAAGGACAAACTGGACAAGAACCAGGACAGCTGGAAAATCCATTTGGACAGCAGACGGAGGAGGCAGGTCACCAAGATGCATT TTGTGGTGGTATTAGTGTTTGCCATCTGTTGGGCTCCCTTCCACATCGACCGACTCTTGTGGAGCTTCATCACGAGTTGGACGGACCACATGCATAACATATTTGAATATGTGCACATAATCTCAGGTGTGCTCTTCTACCTCAGCTCCGCTGTTAACCCCCTCATCTACAACCTTCTCTCCAGTCGTTTCCGGGAACGCTTTCAAGCTCTCGTGTGGAGTCGCCTGCCATCAGGCTCTTCTCGTAATGACTCAATGCCTTTCTACATCATCCCCAAAGACAACCCCACTGATCTCCAACGTCCAGGCTAA